The Lolium rigidum isolate FL_2022 chromosome 1, APGP_CSIRO_Lrig_0.1, whole genome shotgun sequence region gGTCCAGATCGCCGGCCGGCTCGGCGACCTCTTCACCCTGGTCAGTATGATTGCGTGGTGTTTGTGCATGCGCCGCGTCTAGATGTCATGGCAGTTCGCGCCTTGCTAATTCTTCGATTCGTCGTGTGTGCTCTCAGGTTATGACTGACCCTGACGCTCCGAGCCCCAGCGAGCCAACCATGAAGGAGTGGCTTCACTGGTAATTGACTAGAAGTGCTCTTTATTACTTACCAATTGATAATTTAGCTTCCTAAGCATGTACATTTACTATCTTGTATTCTTGTCCACGAGCTGATGTATTTTGACGTTTCTTCCAGGCTGGTGGTTAACATACCTGGTGGATCAGATCCTTCCCAAGGTAAAACCATAGTAAAATGTTCATTTCGATACGGATGCCAGCACTTGCTGATTTCTAAGCACGCCGAAAGAGAAATGTCCACCTAAATCGACCAGCTCCGCTGTGGTAGCACTATGTGCCAGCCGGCGCACGCTACCTGTCCTGCCGCCAGTGCAACACGTGGCGCCGCGCTGGACCCTACCAGGGGTACACGTAGCAGCGCCTGGTCACCACTCCCACCGTGCCGCCCCCGGCGCGTGTCGACCTGAGCGGCCCGCCCCCGTCGCCCTCGCCCTCGCCACCACAAACGGCCACACGACACAGATCAATGGCGCTTTTGTTGGAGCGAGCCGCCGGCAGATCGGCCGGTTTTGCTTGCTCGTAATAAACCTGATCCTCTGTGACGTGTAGATAGTTTGGCTTGCTAATGGCTGGGCATGCTTGGACTTGTGtaaataatgatgatgatcaaTGCGTTCGTCCATGCTTGCAGGTCAGGAGGTGGTGCCGTACATGGCGCCGCAGCCACCGCTGGGCATCCACCGCTACGTGCTGGTGGTGTACCAGCAGAAGGCGCGAGTGGCGgcgccggcgcaggggccgggcCCGGACGCGGCGATGCGCGCGCGGTTCAGCACGCGCGCCTTCGCGGGGCGCCACGACCTGGGACTCCCCGTCGCCGCCATGTACTTCAACGCGCAGAGGGAGcctgccaaccgccgccgccgctagcttCGTCGTCCCCGCCGGCCAATAAAAAAACCCGCTGCTAGCTGGTCGTTCCCTGCGTCCGTCCGTGCGTGTATGCGCGCCGACCTAATAATTTACAGCGTAACTAAACATCGATCAATCGGTGTTGTCGCTGTAATAATGATCGAACAATATGTGTTTTCTGTGTCGTGGTACTCTTAATGTGGACCATATTTACCGTCTCTAAGATACTCTCTCGTGGTGTTCAtgacatctttttgtttcttctaTATTTTGCTTTCTTTTTTCTCATAATATCTTGCCATACCTTTAGTACTCTACCACCAGTACATGGATTTAATATCTAGTGTTAGATGCAAATGGACCACAATATATCAGGTTAACAATTTGTTTGAATCTTAAAAAACAATTTATTTGAATATGTGTACTTCTTTCGATCAATACTTTTAAAAACCAAAAAATGGGttctatttttgaaaaaaattcaaattgtGAATTGCGAAACACAATGAAATGTCATGATGGATTTTAAAACCCAACGAGACAACATTAAAGTAGATATAAATTTTTAGAACTCTCTCTGATAAATTTTTCAAGCACATCTACAAGTTTGAAGTACGGCGAAGCACATTCAAACACGACGATGCGTAATAAATCTTGGTAAAACTAGATACACAATATTGTGTCTACGAGTTGTGGCCGCTAAGGTTTCAGTCACACCATTATGGGTTTCATATATGATTTGAATTTTGGAAATGAGTGTTTCTTTATCTTGTTTTTTACGAGTATATTTTGTTGTTTGAACTCTAAGAGTTGCCAACTATTTTCTAACTCTGATGAACCAAGTTTGAAACATAGCGAAACAATATATTTCACCAGGTTTCATAATTCTTTTCAAAGTTTTGAACAAACTTTAGAACTCGATTTTCAAATATTGTCAAAATATATTACATATCGATCTTGCTTTGAAGCTCTATTGTCGTTGTCGTTAATATTGGTCTTGTCGTTGTCCTGATTGAACAATATGGGAATCTATGTTC contains the following coding sequences:
- the LOC124683743 gene encoding protein MOTHER of FT and TFL1 homolog 1-like translates to MAAHVDPLVVGRVIGDVVDMFVPTMPVSVRFGTKDLTNGCEIKPSLAAAAPMVQIAGRLGDLFTLVMTDPDAPSPSEPTMKEWLHWLVVNIPGGSDPSQGQEVVPYMAPQPPLGIHRYVLVVYQQKARVAAPAQGPGPDAAMRARFSTRAFAGRHDLGLPVAAMYFNAQREPANRRRR